A genomic region of Ignavibacteriota bacterium contains the following coding sequences:
- a CDS encoding DUF1080 domain-containing protein has protein sequence MIKKILILFGLFLSGFTGNKLNMQWEYLFNGKNLDGWEKRGGEAAYEVQDSMIIGITGKSTPNTFLCTKQNYSNFILELEFLVDDRMNSGIQIRSNSLDSYMNGRVHGYQVEIDPSERAWSGGIYDESRRGWLYDLRNNEAGRKAFIHNNWNKLHIEAIGNSIKTWLNGVPAANLNDSLTKDGFIALQVHQMETPGIKVKWKNIRIMDLGTATEFPQLIETN, from the coding sequence ATGATTAAGAAAATTTTAATTCTTTTTGGTTTGTTTTTATCGGGATTTACGGGAAACAAATTAAATATGCAATGGGAATATTTATTCAACGGTAAGAATTTAGACGGATGGGAAAAACGCGGCGGCGAGGCTGCTTATGAAGTACAAGATAGTATGATAATTGGAATTACGGGAAAGAGTACGCCGAATACTTTCTTGTGTACAAAACAAAATTATTCAAATTTTATTTTAGAATTAGAATTCCTAGTTGACGATAGAATGAATTCTGGTATTCAAATCAGAAGCAACAGTTTGGATTCCTATATGAATGGCAGAGTTCACGGATATCAAGTAGAAATTGATCCGTCTGAAAGAGCATGGAGCGGAGGAATTTATGACGAATCAAGAAGAGGGTGGCTTTATGACCTGAGAAATAACGAAGCCGGACGAAAAGCGTTTATTCACAACAATTGGAATAAACTTCATATTGAAGCAATAGGAAATTCAATTAAAACTTGGTTGAATGGTGTTCCGGCTGCAAATTTAAATGACTCTTTGACTAAAGATGGATTTATAGCTTTACAGGTTCATCAGATGGAAACACCAGGCATAAAAGTAAAATGGAAAAATATAAGAATTATGGATCTTGGTACAGCGACTGAATTTCCGCAGCTTATAGAAACTAATTGA
- a CDS encoding DoxX family membrane protein has translation MKYSNIQFILLVLIRFVLGYHFLYEGFDKLFDENWSSAPFLIQSNWIFSDFFHSLTNDQMILKIIDLLNIWGQILIGFGLILGLYVSISAFMGVLMLLLYYIAIPPFQSNLLFVDKNMIELLCFLVIAFFPTSKVFGLDFLIKSTRSK, from the coding sequence ATGAAATATTCAAACATTCAATTTATTCTTTTAGTATTAATTCGTTTTGTTCTTGGCTATCATTTCCTTTATGAAGGTTTTGATAAATTGTTCGATGAAAATTGGTCATCGGCGCCTTTTCTTATTCAATCAAATTGGATCTTTTCTGATTTTTTTCATTCATTAACAAATGATCAAATGATTTTAAAAATTATTGATCTACTAAATATTTGGGGACAAATTTTAATAGGATTTGGCTTAATATTAGGACTGTATGTTTCAATTTCCGCATTTATGGGAGTATTAATGTTATTGCTATATTATATTGCAATTCCGCCGTTCCAATCAAATTTACTTTTTGTCGATAAAAATATGATTGAACTTTTATGTTTTCTGGTAATTGCTTTTTTCCCAACGAGCAAAGTTTTTGGTTTGGATTTTTTAATTA